Within Massilia litorea, the genomic segment TGAAGCAGGATGCGGGCGGCATGATCGACATCGAATTCATCGTCCAGTACCTGGTGCTGCGCTATGCCTCGGCGCATCCGCAACTCACGGCGAATGTCGGCAACATCGCATTGCTGCACCGCAGCGGAGAACTGGGCCTGATCGATCCGGCGCTGGCCGCCGGCGCCGCCGACGCCTACCGGGCGATGCGCAAGCTGCAGCACCAGTTGCGGCTGCAGGGCGACGAGGCGCGCGTGCCCCATGCGCAGGTTCTCACGCACAGCGCCAACGTCAAAAAGCTCTGGATCAGCCTGCTGGGCTGAAACAGTTTCCCCCTCCTGCCGCCCGCACCGCGATGGTGCGCCGCACCAGCATTTTTGCACTGCCACCAAGCGCTCGCGACCTGCTTCGATGCAGGGCGCGAGCTGCGCCGTGGGCGGCCGTATTTATGCACATTTTCTTATAAAAGAAAACAAAGTTTTCAGGAGCAACTGTTGTGTTGCGTTTAAGACTAATCGGCTCTGCAGAGTATTGACATTGATCAAAGGAAAGTGTCCTATATACAAGTCTTGCAGACAATACATACAGCCTGCGCACGGCACGTCATCCGTGACGTGGCGGGCCGGATTGTTGAAATTGCAGTCTCGAACAGAGCAGACGAAATAACTGAAAACCCATTTTCTTGGAGTGTCCATGCATCAACGTACAAAAATCGCGGTGGCCGTTACCCTGGCTGTAAGCGCGATGTCCGCCTTTGCCCAAACGGCGACTACCGAAACCTCACTGCAGCGCGTCGAAGTGACCGGTTCCCGTATTCGCGCTGTTGACCTGGCGACGGCACAACCAATCCAGGTCATGAGCCAGGAGCAGATCCAGAAGAGCGGCCTCGTCACCGTCGGCGACATCCTGAACACCCTGTCCTCGTCGGGTAGCCCGGACTTCTCGCGCGGCGCGGTGCTGACCTCCAACCGCGAAATGGGCGGCCAGTTCCTGAACATGCGTAACCTGGGTTCCGAGCGTCTGCTGGTGCTGGTGGACGGCAAACGCTGGAGCCAGTCGGTTGACGGCTTCACCGACATGTCGACCATCCCGTCGTCGATGATCGACCGCATGGAAATCCTGAAGGACGGCGCCTCGGCCATTTACGGCTCGGACGCGATCGCCGGCGTGGTCAACATCATCCTGAAGAAAAACATGGAAGGTGGCCAGTTCAGCGGCTACATGGGCCAGAACAAGGAAGGCGACGGCAAGACCAAGGACTGGAGCCTGTCGTACGGCGTCGCTGGCGACAAGGGTTCGTTGATGTTCGGCCTGTCGCACGCGGAGCAAGGCGTTGTGTGGGCACGCGACCGCGCGCTGACCAGCTTCACCTACGGCCCGAACCACTACTTCGACGGCCTGGGCACCAGCCCATGGGGCCGCGTTACCCCGATCACGGCAGCCGGCACCTCGAACACCTCGGCCGCAGCCGGCGGTTTCAACCGCATGATCAACCACACCGGCACCTACGACGGCGTGGGCACCAGCTCGGATTCGCGCAATCCGGCCAACTACCACGCTTTCTCCAGCGCCAAGGAAGCGGACCTGTACAACTCGACCCAGGACATGATGTTCCAGGCGCCGAGCCGCCTGACCTCGATCTTCACCAAAGGCACGCTGAACCTGCCGATGGACATGCGCTTCACCACCACCGCCATGTACGCCGAGCGCGGCTCGACGACCCAGGTCGCCGGCTACCCGCTGACCAGCACCTCCCAGGTCGCGAACAAGGTCTTCCTGGACAAGGACAGCTACTACAATCCGTACGGCAACCAAGTAGCCGGCGCCGGCCTCGGCCAGGACGTGTTCTTTGCCCGCCGCGTCATCGAACTGCCGCGCATCACCCAGAACAAGAACCGCACCCTGCACGTCGACGCAGCCCTGCAAGGCAACCTGAACCTGGGTCCAAGCACCTGGGACTGGAGCCTGGGTTACAACCACAGCGCGGTCAGCGGCAACACCACCAGCAGCGGCAACATCGACCTGGTCAACCTGAAGAAGGCCGTCGGCCCATCCTTCCTGGGTACCGACGGTGTCGTGCACTGCGGCACCAGCATGACCAACATCGTCACCGGTTGCGTACCGTTCAACGTCCTGGGCGGCCCATCGGCGTCGACCCCGGAAGCGCTGGCTTACATCAACCACAAAGGCGGCGGTACCTACAACAGCACCGTCAACAGCGCAACGGCCGACATCAGCGGCGAAATCTTCAAGCTGCCAGCAGGCGGCCTGGGCTTCGCAGCCGGTATCGAACGCCGCGAAGTACGCGGTTCGGACAATCCTGACTCGCTCGAGCAGCTGGCACTGACGACCAACCTGGCTGGTTTCAGCACGGTCGGCAAGTACACGGTCAAGGAAGCGTATGCCGAATTGAACGTTCCTATCCTGAAGAATGTCTTCCTGGCACAGAGCCTGGGCCTGAACCTGGCAACCCGCTATTCGGACTACAGCAACTTCGGCGACACCACCAACAGCAAGGTCAGCCTGACCTGGAAGCCAATCAACGACCTGCTGGTCCGCGGCACCTGGGCTGAAGGCTTCCGTGCTCCGGCACTGGGCGACACCTTCGGCGGCGGCTCGCAGTCGTTCGACACCTACCTGGACATCTGCGATACCGCCTTCGGCCGTGCCTCGCGCGACGCAGCCGTCGCAGCACGCTGCATCGCCAGCGGCGCCCCAGCCAACTTCCGCCAGAAGAACCAGGCTGGCGGCAACGTCGGTGCAGCTGGTGCACAGACCCCGGTGGCGTTCAACACCGGCGTCGGCAACAACAGCCTGACCCCGGAAACGGCAACCACCAAGACCGCAGGCTTCGTGTACAACCCATCGTACGTGAACGGCCTGTCGATCGCTGTGGACTACTTCGACATCGAAGTCAAGAACCGTGTGTCGGCCATCGGCGTCGCTTACACCCTGAACCAGTGCTACGTGAGCGGTGTGCAAGAGTTCTGCAACAACTTCTCGCGTGACGCAACCGGCCAGATCACCCAGCTGAACCGTGGCAACAAGAACATGGGTTCGATGTCGACCAAGGGTATCGACCTGGAGCTGAACTACCGCCTGGCGCGCAATGCGTACGGCCAGTTCGCGATCCGCAGCCAGACCACCTATGTGGACGAGTTCAACCTGCAGAGCACGAACGAGTCGGAAGTGCTGAACTACGCCGGCGAGTACCCGTACTACCGCGTGAAGTCGAACGTCAACCTGGACTGGTCGCTGGGCAACTGGTCGGCCACCCTGGGCGCCCGTTACTTCAGCCCGGTCAAGACCACCGGCTGGGATTGCGATCCTGCCGCGCCGATCGAGTGCAACAACCCGACTGGCCAGTCCGCTGGCTTCGACGGCTACAACAAGCTCGGTTCGCAGGTCTATACCGACCTGAGCGTCGGTTACAAGACCGCATGGAACGGCAAGATCATGGTTGGTATCAACAACATCCTGGGCCGCAAGCCACGTTCGAACTACGATGCCGGCTCGTCGGCAGCGAAAGTCGACGCGGACGTCCCGCTGGACCGCTTCTTCTGGGTCCGTTACAACCAGTCGTTCTAAGCCACGCCTGAACGGCCCGCTCCGGCGGGCTGTCATCGAATGCCCGCTTCGGCGGGCATTTTTCGTTAACGCTTTGCCTACGCGGCGTCAAGGGTGCACAAAAGAAATTCTCACGTATTTACACAATTTTGCAACATTTCAAAAGTAAAAAGTTCACTCCATTGACAAGCTCATGCGTGAGATGGTTCCATGATGCCCGCTTGATGCAACTCCAGTTGCGTCGAAGAATGCCTGAACGCCTGAATGACGTATTTACATAAAAAAATACTAAATCTGGATCAGAGTGAGTGATTTTTTACTGAGGAGTGTCGTTTCATGATCGAAACAATCTTGTCCCGGTCGATCCGCGTGATCTGCCTGAGCGGCCTGGCCGTTGGCATGCAGTCTGCGTTTGCCCAGGACGCAGCGCCGGCGTCGGCATCGATGCAACGCGTCGAAGTCACCGGTTCGCGTATTCGCCAGGTCGACCTGGAAACGGCCCAGCCGGTCCAGGTGATGACCCAGCAGCAGATCCAGGCAACCGGCCTGGTCACCGTCGGCGACATCCTGAACAACCTGTCGTCGGCCGGCTCGCCGGACTTCAGCAAGGGCGGCTCGCTGACCTCGAACCGTGAAAACGGCGGCCAGTACATCAACCTGCGCAACCTGGGCTCGAACCGCCTGCTGGTGCTGGTCAACGGCAAGCGCTGGACCCAGACCGTCGACGGCTTCACCGACATGTCGACCGTTCCTGCCTCGATGATCGAACGCATCGAAGTGCTGAAGGACGGCGCCTCGTCGATCTACGGCTCGGACGCGATCGCCGGCGTGGTCAACATCATCCTGAAGAAGTCGATGGAAGGCGGCCAGCTGAGC encodes:
- a CDS encoding TonB-dependent receptor domain-containing protein, coding for MHQRTKIAVAVTLAVSAMSAFAQTATTETSLQRVEVTGSRIRAVDLATAQPIQVMSQEQIQKSGLVTVGDILNTLSSSGSPDFSRGAVLTSNREMGGQFLNMRNLGSERLLVLVDGKRWSQSVDGFTDMSTIPSSMIDRMEILKDGASAIYGSDAIAGVVNIILKKNMEGGQFSGYMGQNKEGDGKTKDWSLSYGVAGDKGSLMFGLSHAEQGVVWARDRALTSFTYGPNHYFDGLGTSPWGRVTPITAAGTSNTSAAAGGFNRMINHTGTYDGVGTSSDSRNPANYHAFSSAKEADLYNSTQDMMFQAPSRLTSIFTKGTLNLPMDMRFTTTAMYAERGSTTQVAGYPLTSTSQVANKVFLDKDSYYNPYGNQVAGAGLGQDVFFARRVIELPRITQNKNRTLHVDAALQGNLNLGPSTWDWSLGYNHSAVSGNTTSSGNIDLVNLKKAVGPSFLGTDGVVHCGTSMTNIVTGCVPFNVLGGPSASTPEALAYINHKGGGTYNSTVNSATADISGEIFKLPAGGLGFAAGIERREVRGSDNPDSLEQLALTTNLAGFSTVGKYTVKEAYAELNVPILKNVFLAQSLGLNLATRYSDYSNFGDTTNSKVSLTWKPINDLLVRGTWAEGFRAPALGDTFGGGSQSFDTYLDICDTAFGRASRDAAVAARCIASGAPANFRQKNQAGGNVGAAGAQTPVAFNTGVGNNSLTPETATTKTAGFVYNPSYVNGLSIAVDYFDIEVKNRVSAIGVAYTLNQCYVSGVQEFCNNFSRDATGQITQLNRGNKNMGSMSTKGIDLELNYRLARNAYGQFAIRSQTTYVDEFNLQSTNESEVLNYAGEYPYYRVKSNVNLDWSLGNWSATLGARYFSPVKTTGWDCDPAAPIECNNPTGQSAGFDGYNKLGSQVYTDLSVGYKTAWNGKIMVGINNILGRKPRSNYDAGSSAAKVDADVPLDRFFWVRYNQSF